One window from the genome of Mucilaginibacter ginsenosidivorans encodes:
- a CDS encoding aldose epimerase family protein: MKIRILSLGVLTAGIAAISACKQPAAKTTTNTTMKDTITYGQLPPDSAFEKTIDGKQTHLYTLKNKNGMTATITNFGGRLVNLLVPDSAGKMIDVSVGMASVDDYIKSTERYYGGTIGRYGNRIAKGHFTLDGKQYTLATNNPPNTLHGGKKGYQDVVWDAKKLNDQTLELTYLSKDMEEGFPGNLHVKVTYSITDDNAFKCEYEATTDKATVVNLTNHAYFNLNGEGSGTILDHLVQFKAANYTPVDSTLIPTGKIEPVKGTPFDFETPVTIGARINDDNVQLKNGKGYDHNFVLDKHDMSTPVAIVKGDKTGIVMEIYTEEPGLQFYSGNFMQAKNIMKYGEKDDYRTAFAMETQHFPDSPNQPQFPSTVLKPGQTYKTESVYKFKTK; the protein is encoded by the coding sequence ATGAAAATAAGGATTTTATCTTTGGGCGTTTTAACAGCGGGTATCGCCGCGATCAGCGCCTGCAAGCAACCAGCAGCTAAAACAACCACAAATACCACGATGAAAGATACTATTACCTACGGCCAGCTACCTCCCGATTCTGCATTTGAAAAAACCATCGACGGAAAACAAACGCACTTGTACACATTAAAGAATAAAAATGGGATGACCGCCACCATTACTAATTTTGGGGGTCGCCTGGTGAATTTGCTTGTGCCCGATAGCGCCGGGAAAATGATCGATGTTTCCGTAGGGATGGCAAGCGTGGATGATTACATCAAATCGACCGAAAGATACTATGGAGGCACGATAGGCCGCTACGGAAATCGTATCGCAAAGGGTCATTTCACACTGGATGGCAAGCAGTATACTTTAGCAACAAACAATCCGCCCAACACCTTGCATGGTGGCAAAAAAGGCTACCAGGATGTTGTTTGGGATGCTAAAAAATTGAACGATCAGACACTTGAGCTTACCTACCTTTCTAAGGATATGGAAGAAGGTTTTCCGGGTAACCTGCATGTAAAAGTTACTTATTCTATAACAGATGATAATGCGTTTAAATGTGAGTACGAAGCTACTACGGATAAAGCAACCGTGGTTAATTTAACCAATCACGCGTATTTTAACCTGAATGGCGAAGGCAGCGGAACGATATTGGATCACCTGGTGCAATTTAAAGCGGCTAATTATACCCCTGTTGACTCGACCCTGATACCAACCGGGAAAATAGAGCCGGTAAAAGGTACCCCGTTTGATTTCGAAACACCCGTTACTATAGGCGCCCGCATTAACGACGACAATGTGCAGCTAAAAAACGGCAAGGGGTATGACCATAATTTTGTGCTCGATAAGCACGACATGTCCACACCTGTTGCTATCGTAAAAGGCGACAAAACAGGCATCGTAATGGAAATCTATACCGAAGAGCCCGGCCTGCAATTTTACAGCGGCAACTTTATGCAGGCTAAAAATATTATGAAATACGGCGAAAAGGACGACTACCGTACCGCTTTTGCGATGGAAACCCAGCATTTCCCCGATTCGCCTAACCAACCGCAGTTCCCTTCAACCGTTTTAAAACCCGGTCAAACGTATAAAACAGAGTCTGTTTATAAATTTAAAACAAAATAG